Sequence from the Gemmatimonas sp. genome:
GCGGTCGATGCCGAGGCTATGCGGCGCATGAAGCGTCTCGGGTTCTCCGACCGCCAGCTGGCCGCACTCCGCGCGCAGACCGAGCTCGAGGCGCGCGCCCTGCGCTGGTCGCTTGGGGTGCGGCCGTCGTACAAGATGATCGACACCTGCGCCGGCGAGTTCCCGTCCAGCACCCCGTACCTCTACGGCAACTACGACGAGGAGAGCGAAGCCGCGACGGCCGGGCGCAAGAAGGTGGTCATCCTCGGGTCGGGGCCCAATCGCATCGGGCAGGGCGTCGAGTTCGATTACTGTTGCGTGCGCGCGGTGCTCGCGCTGCGGCAGCAGGGATACGAGACCATCATGGTGAACTCGAATCCCGAAACCGTCTCCACCGATTTCGACATCTCCGACAAGCTGTACTTCGAGCCGCTCACGTTGGAGGATGTGCTCGAGATCGTCGAGCGCGAGCAGCCGGAGGGGGTCATCGTCCAGCTTGGCGGGCAAACGCCGCTCAAGCTCACCCGACCGCTCGAGGCGGCCGGTGTGCGCATTCTGGGCACCTCGCCCGATGCCATCGACACGGCGGAAGACCGTCGCCGCTTCGAGGCGATTGCCCGCGAACTGGGCATCGAGCAGCCGGCCAATGGCACGGCCACCAGCGTCGACGAAGCCGTCTCCATCGCGCAGACGATCGGGTTCCCTGTGCTGGTGCGCCCGTCCTATGTGCTCGGGGGGCGCGCCATGGAGATTGTGCACGACGAGCCGTCGCTGCGTGATTACTTCGAGCGGGCGGCACGCGTGTCGGAGGAGCGCCCCGTGCTCGTCGATCGCTTCCTCGAGGATGCGTTCGAGGCCGATGTCGACGCCCTCTCTGACGGTGAACACGTGGTCATTGGCGCGGTCATGGAACACATCGAGAGCGCCGGCATTCACTCCGGCGACTCTGCCTGCGTCCTGCCCCCGTATGTCATTCCGCCGGCGGCCGTCGAGCAGATGAAGGCGCACACCATTGCCTTTGCCCGACGGCTCGGCGTGGTGGGCCTCATCAACGTGCAGTATGCCTACAAGAATGGGCAGGTCTACGTCATCGAGGTGAATCCGCGCGCGTCGCGCACCGCACCGTTCGTGTCGAAGGCCATCGGCGTGTCGCTGCCATCGGTTGCCGCGCGCCTCATGCTCGGAGAGACGCTCGCCGAGATCGGGTTCACGCAGGAGATCGTGCCGCCCTATATCAGCGTCAAGGAAGCCGTGTTCCCGTTCAACAAGTTCCGGGAGTTCGATCCGGTGCTCAGCCCGGAGATGCGTTCCACCGGCGAGGTCATGGGCATCGACGACGACTTCGGGACCGCCTTCCTCAAGTCCCAGATCGCGGCCGACAATGCCCTGCCGTCCGAAGGCGCCGTGTTCTTCACGGTGAACGACGGCGACAAGCCCACGGCCGCCACGCTGGCGCAGCGATTCCATGCCCTTGGCTTCTCCGTGTTCGCCACCAGCGGCACGGCGGCGTTCTTCCGGCAGCAGGGGGTACCGGTCACGGCCGTGCTCAAGGTGCACGAGGGGCGGCCGCATGGCGTGGACCTCATCCTGAACGGCGAGATCCAGCTGCTCGTGAACACGCCGTTGGGTAAGCACGCGCAGGTGGATGACGAGAAGCTCCGCCAGGCCGCGATTGCCAATCGGGTGCCGTACACCACGACGCTCACCGCTGCCAATGCCGCCGTCGAGGCCATCGCGGCCCGGCGGTCGCGAGAGCCGGGGGTGCGCTCGCTCCAGGAGTGGCACGCGATCCTGGCGGCGCATCAGGGCGCCGGGGTCGCGTGAACGCGCCGTCCGTGCCGGAGATGATCGCACAGCCCGGGCTGGGACATGTGGCGGCCGGCGTCTCCCTCGGTGAGGGGGCGCTGGTCCACGCGTCCGCGTACGTCGACGATGGCGCCGTCATTGGCGCCCACACGCGCATCTGGCATTTCTGTCACGTCAACGGCGGGGCCGTGATCGGTCCGCGGTGTTCCCTCGGGCAGAACGTCGTCGTCATGAAGGGGGTGCGCATCGGCGAGAACGTCCGCATCCAGAACAATGTGTCGGTCTATGAGGGCGTGGAGTTGGAGGACGACGTGTTCTGCGGTCCTTCCATGGTCTTCACCAACGTGTACAACCCGCGCAGTGCCATCTCCCGCAAGAATGAATACCGGAGCACCCTGGTGAAGCGTGGCGCCAGCATCGGAGCCAACGCCACCATCGTGTGTGGCCATACCATCGGCCGTTACGCCTTCATTGGGGCCGGCGCCGTCGTGAATCGCGACGTGCCGGATTACGCGCTCGTCGCCGGCGTACCGGCGCGACGGATCGGGTGGATGTCCGAGGCGGGGTTCCGTCTTGAGCGCATCCCCGGCGCCGACGGCGTCGAGCGCGACACGGAGCGGTTGCGCTGTCCGGGAACGGGAACGGTGTACGAGCGTCGCGGCGATGCTGTCGTGCGTACGGAGGAGCAGGCATGACCGACGGAAGCATTCCGGCGGACCGCCCCATTCGCATCGCCCTGGTGGGGTGTGGCCGCATCAGTCGCAATCACTTCGACGCCATCGCGAAGATCCCGGACCTGCAGCTGGTCGCGGTCTGTGACATCGTCACGGAGCGGGCCGCGCAGGCCGGCGACGCGGCCGGAGTCCCCTGGTTCACCGACCTCGAGGCGATGCTGGCGCGCGTCCCGAGCGACGCCGTCGTCATTGCCACCCCCAGCGGCCTCCACCCGCAGCATGGCATCGCGGCCGCGCGCGCCGGGCGGCATGTCATCAGCGAGAAGCCCATGGCCATCTCGCTGGCGGCGGCGGACGCGCTCGTGCAGGCCTGCGACGACCACCGGGTGCATCTCTTCGTGGTCAAGCAGAACCGGCTCAATCCGCCCGTCGTGCTGCTCAAGCGCGCCATCGATCGCGGCCGCTTCGGCCGCATCTACATGGCCAACTGCACGGTGCGCTGGACACGACCGCAGGAGTACTACGATCAGGCCCCGTGGCGGGGCACCTGGGAGTTCGACGGCGGGGCGTTCATGAACCAGGCGTCGCATTACGTCGATCTCGTGCAGTGGCTCGTCGGGCCTGTCGAGAGCGTCATGGCCAAGACCGCGACGCTCGCGCGTCGCATCGAGGCCGAGGATAGCGGAGTGGCCATCATGAAGTTCCGCTCCGGCGCCATCGGCACCATCGAGGTCACCATGCTCACCTTCCCCAAGAACCTTGAAGGCAGCATCACCATCCTCGGGGAGAAGGGCACCGTGAAGATCGGCGGTACCGCGGTGAACAAGGTTGAGCACTGGCAGTTTGCGGACTACGACGACGACGACAAGCTCGTCGAGCAGGCCAACACCAACCCGCCCAGCGTATACGGCTTCGGACACGAGGGGTATTACCGGAACGTCGTCTCGGTATTGCGCGGGCTGGCGAAGCCCGACACCGACGGCCGGGCGGGACGCAAGTCACTGGAACTCATTCTCGGCATTTACGAGTCGGCGAAGACGGGGCGCGATGTGCCCCTTCCGCTGCGCGTGAACATTTGATCGGCAGGAGAGACATGGCTGTCCCGCTTCTGGACCTGAAGGCGCAGCACGCCACCATCCGCGATGAGGTGGTGGCGGCACTCATGGAGGTCGTCGACCAGCAGGCCTTCATCCTGGGCGATCCCGTGGCGCAGCTCGAATGCAGCGTCGCCGGGCTTTCGCAGGTGAAGTACGCCGTCGGCTGTGCCAACGGGACCGACGCCATTCTGCTCGCGCTCCGCGCGCTGGGTGTGGGGCACGGCGATGAGGTCGTCACCACGCCGTTCACGTTCTTCGCCACGGGCGGCGCCATCCACAATGTGGGCGCGCGGCCGGTATTCGTGGACATCGATCCGCGCTCGTTCAACATCGCCCCGGACGCCATCACCCCGGCCATCACGCCGCGCACGCGCGCGGTCATCGCCGTGGATCTGTTCGGCCAGATGGCCCCCATCGAAGAGGTGAGCGCGGCGGCCCAGGGGCTGCCCGTCATCGAGGACGCCGCGCAGTCCATCGGCGCCAGTCGGCGCATCGGGGGGCGCACGGTCATGGCGGGTGAGGCGGCAGCCATTGGCACCTACAGCTTCTTCCCATCCAAGAATCTCGGTGGCTACGGCGATGGCGGCATGATGGTCACGCAGGATGAGGCGCTCTTCGAGGCGCTCATGAAGCTGCGGACGCACGGCAGCCGGCGGACCTACTACCACGAGATTGTCGGCTACAACAGCCGCCTCGACGCCTTGCAGGCGGCCGTATTGCGGGCCAAGCTGCCGCATCTCGGCGCGTGGAGCGAAGCGCGGCGTCGCAACGCGGCCTACTACGACGCGGCCTTTGCCGACGTGCCGGAACTGGCCACGCCGTGGATCGATCCGGCCAATACGTCGATCTACAACCAGTACACGGTACGCGTACCTCGGCGGGAGGCGTTGCAGGCGCACTTGAAGGAGCGCGGCATCGGCTCCAACGTCTACTATCCGCTCCCCTTGCACCTGCAGCCCTGCTTCGCCTATCTCGGTTACCGCGAAGGGCAGTGCCCCGAGGCGGAGAAAGCCTCGCGCGAGGTGCTGTCCCTTCCCGTGTATCCCGAGCTCACCACGTCCCAGCTCGACGAAGTGATCGCGGCCGTTCGCGCGTTCTTCGGCCGCTGAGTCGCCTTCCCGTATCACTGAGATGACTGCTGTGAAAGATCAGGCGCTGGCCAAGATCGCCGACCGTACCGCCGTCATCGGCGTGATCGGCCTCGGGTACGTCGGGCTGCCCTTGGCCATCGAGTTCGTGCACGCCGGCTTCCGGGTTATCGGCTACGACGTGAGCACCCGCGTGGTCGACCTGCTCATGGCTGGTGAGTCGCACATTCAGGACGTCCCTGCCGACGCCGTGAAGGCCGCCGTGGCCAGCGGCAAGCTCGTCGCCACCGCCATCGAGGATCGGTTGGGCGAGTGCGATGCCATCTCCATCGCCGTGCCCACCCCGCTGTCCAAAACGCGCGATCCGGACATGGCCTACGTGCTGAGCGCGGCCGATGCCATCGCCCGGCAGGCGCACCCCGGACTGTGCGTGGTGCTCGAGAGCACCACGTACCCCGGCACCACGCGCGAACTGCTGCAGCCGCGTCTCGAAGCCAAGGGGCTGACCGTCGGGCAGGACATCTTCGTGGCCTTCAGCCCCGAACGCGTCGACCCCGGCAACCCCATCTATCACACCCGCAACACCCCCAAGGTGGTCGGCGGCATCACCCCGGCGTGCGTTGAGGTGGCCACGGCGCTTTACGAGAGCTGCATCGACACCGTGGTGCCCGTCAGCTCGCCGGAGGCGGCGGAGCTGGTGAAGCTGCTCGAGAATACGTTCCGGGCCGTGAACATCGCCATGGTGAACGAATTGGCGATTGTCTGTGACAAACTGGGCGTGAACGTCTGGGAGGTCATCGAGGCCGCCGCGACCAAGCCGTTCGGGTTCATGAAGTTCACGCCGGGGCCGGGCATCGGCGGGCACTGCATTCCCCTCGATCCGCACTACCTTGCCTGGAAGATGCGCACGCTCAACTACAAGACACGCTTCATCGACCTGGCCAGCGAAATCAATTCCCACATGCCCGAGTGGGTCGTGCAGAAGGTGGCCGACGCCCTCAACGAGGTGCGGAAGGCGGTGCGCGGCAGCCGACTGCTCGTGCTCGGCGTGGCGTACAAGCGCGATATCGACGATGTGCGCGAAAGCCCGGCGTTGGATGTGATCCGGCTGCTCGAGGAGCGCGGGGCGCATGTCGAGTTCCACGACCCGTTCGTCAGCGAGTTCCGGGAGGAGGGGCACAGTCGCAAGGGAGTCGAGCTCAGCGATGAGATGCTGCGGTGGGCCGACGCCGTCGTCGTGGTCACCGACCACAAGACCGTGGACTACCAGCGCGTCGTCGATCACGCTACCCTCGTGGTGGATACGCGCAACGTCACGGCGGGACTGACCCCAGGGCGGGCGCGCATCGTGCCGCTGGCGTCGGGCTCGACGTTGGCCGCGCTGCCATAACGCCCCTGTCCACGAACCTGCGCCGCATTTCCCGGGTATCTTCCGTCGCATGAGTCATTTCCCCAATCGCGTCGAATTCCGTCTGCTGGTCCTGCTCGCCGTCGCCACGGCGCTGGCCGGTTGCGGGCGCGGATTTCAGCCACGCGATTTCGCGACACCCGAAGCGCTGTTTCAGGCCACCCTGCTCGAGTTCCAGCAGAAGAAATGGGACAACGCGCAGCTGGGGTTCGAGCGGCTCACCAGCGATCTGTCGTCGCGCGATCCGCTGCTGGCACCGGCGTACTTCTATCTGGCGCTCACGCACGAGCGGAAGAAGGAGTTTCTGCTGGCAGCGCAGGCCTTCGAGCGGGTCACGGACGGATTCCCCGACGACACGCTGGCGCCCATGGCCATGCTCGGGACCGGGCGGGCCTATCAGAGCATCTGGCGGCGCCCGTCGCTCGACCCCGAGCAGGGGCAGAAGGCGGCGTCGGTGCTGCGTGCGCTCCTTTCGTCGTATCCTGACGCCAAGGAAACCGAGGAGGCGAAGCAGCGCATCACCCAGCTGGAAGAGTGGTTCGCGCTCAAGGATTACCAGACGGCGGTGCACTACATCAAGGTGCGCCCCGTGGTCGACGGCGCGATCATCTACCTCAAGGACATCGTCACCACGTATCCCACCACGAAAGCCGCCCGGCTGTCGTGGCTGCGGTTGCATGAGCTGTACACGAAGATCCGCTGGAAGGAAGATGCGGCGGAAACGTGCAGCGCCATGTGGAAGGCCTATCCCGGGGACACGGAAGTGCGCGCCGCCTGCGGAGCGGTCCCCGTGGATACGGCCAAAACGAGCGACGTTCCGCCCAGCGCCGTCACGTCACCCGTTGCCTATGCGCGGCCGGCGCCGCCGGCGCGCCACTGACCTCCCCACGCCAGGTGCAATTGGGGCTTCTTGGCGGCAGCTTCGACCCGCCGCACACCGGCCACCTGCTCATCGCGCAGGACGCCATTGACGCCCTGGCGCTCGATCACCTGCTGGTCATTCCAGCGGCCCAACAGCCGCTGAAGGGCCGCGAGCAGACGCCGCCGGAACACCGCCTGGCCATGGTCCGGGCCTGTTTCGACGGCGTACCACGGGTTGAGGTCGACCCCGTAGAAATTGAACGGGGCGGGTTATCTTACATGGTTGACACCGTGGAGGCGGTGCGGCGGCGATGGCCGCTTGCCCAACTCCACCTTCTGGTCGGGAGTGACGTGGTCCCCACGTTGCCACGCTGGAAGGATCCGCACCGGTTGCTCGGCATGGTACGTCTGGTCGTACTGCATCGGGACACCGACGGAGCCGTTCCGCTCGAGCAGGAGATTCACGGCGCGCAGTCGGTTCGCTGGCTGAGCACGCGACGGGTGGATGTGTCGTCAACCGAAATCAGGGCGCGGGTCCGCGACGGACGCTCACTCAAGGGCTTCGTTCCGGAATCCGTGGCGACGTACATCGCATCCACCGGGCTGTATCACGAGAATTC
This genomic interval carries:
- the carB gene encoding carbamoyl-phosphate synthase large subunit, with the translated sequence MPRRSDLHRILVIGSGPIVIGQAAEFDYSGTQATKALREEGYEVILVNSNPATIMTDPEFADRTYIEPVTAEFVEKIIAKERPDAVLPTMGGQTALNVALKLYDDGVLDRYGCELIGANARAIRVAEDRKLFADAMEKIGLKCPTGTTVTTIDEALAAVENTGFPAIIRPSFTLGGTGGGIAYNREEFETMVRRGLDLSPVHSVLIERSLLGWKEYELEVMRDCADNVVIVCSIENLDPMGVHTGDSITVAPAMTLTDREYQVMRDAAVAIIREIGVDAGGCNVQFAVNPRDGELIVIEMNPRVSRSSALASKATGFPIARIGAKLAVGYTLDEVPNDITKTTPASFEPVLDYVIVKCPRFAFEKFAAADPGLTTQMKSVGESMAIGRTFKEAFQKALRALETGRTGWSIGERLQDDRLVEGSREELRGALRRPTPERIYQLKRAMQLGMQTAELHEISGIDPWFLDQMRELLEAEATYSALPAVDAEAMRRMKRLGFSDRQLAALRAQTELEARALRWSLGVRPSYKMIDTCAGEFPSSTPYLYGNYDEESEAATAGRKKVVILGSGPNRIGQGVEFDYCCVRAVLALRQQGYETIMVNSNPETVSTDFDISDKLYFEPLTLEDVLEIVEREQPEGVIVQLGGQTPLKLTRPLEAAGVRILGTSPDAIDTAEDRRRFEAIARELGIEQPANGTATSVDEAVSIAQTIGFPVLVRPSYVLGGRAMEIVHDEPSLRDYFERAARVSEERPVLVDRFLEDAFEADVDALSDGEHVVIGAVMEHIESAGIHSGDSACVLPPYVIPPAAVEQMKAHTIAFARRLGVVGLINVQYAYKNGQVYVIEVNPRASRTAPFVSKAIGVSLPSVAARLMLGETLAEIGFTQEIVPPYISVKEAVFPFNKFREFDPVLSPEMRSTGEVMGIDDDFGTAFLKSQIAADNALPSEGAVFFTVNDGDKPTAATLAQRFHALGFSVFATSGTAAFFRQQGVPVTAVLKVHEGRPHGVDLILNGEIQLLVNTPLGKHAQVDDEKLRQAAIANRVPYTTTLTAANAAVEAIAARRSREPGVRSLQEWHAILAAHQGAGVA
- a CDS encoding DapH/DapD/GlmU-related protein, which encodes MIAQPGLGHVAAGVSLGEGALVHASAYVDDGAVIGAHTRIWHFCHVNGGAVIGPRCSLGQNVVVMKGVRIGENVRIQNNVSVYEGVELEDDVFCGPSMVFTNVYNPRSAISRKNEYRSTLVKRGASIGANATIVCGHTIGRYAFIGAGAVVNRDVPDYALVAGVPARRIGWMSEAGFRLERIPGADGVERDTERLRCPGTGTVYERRGDAVVRTEEQA
- a CDS encoding Gfo/Idh/MocA family oxidoreductase gives rise to the protein MTDGSIPADRPIRIALVGCGRISRNHFDAIAKIPDLQLVAVCDIVTERAAQAGDAAGVPWFTDLEAMLARVPSDAVVIATPSGLHPQHGIAAARAGRHVISEKPMAISLAAADALVQACDDHRVHLFVVKQNRLNPPVVLLKRAIDRGRFGRIYMANCTVRWTRPQEYYDQAPWRGTWEFDGGAFMNQASHYVDLVQWLVGPVESVMAKTATLARRIEAEDSGVAIMKFRSGAIGTIEVTMLTFPKNLEGSITILGEKGTVKIGGTAVNKVEHWQFADYDDDDKLVEQANTNPPSVYGFGHEGYYRNVVSVLRGLAKPDTDGRAGRKSLELILGIYESAKTGRDVPLPLRVNI
- a CDS encoding DegT/DnrJ/EryC1/StrS family aminotransferase: MAVPLLDLKAQHATIRDEVVAALMEVVDQQAFILGDPVAQLECSVAGLSQVKYAVGCANGTDAILLALRALGVGHGDEVVTTPFTFFATGGAIHNVGARPVFVDIDPRSFNIAPDAITPAITPRTRAVIAVDLFGQMAPIEEVSAAAQGLPVIEDAAQSIGASRRIGGRTVMAGEAAAIGTYSFFPSKNLGGYGDGGMMVTQDEALFEALMKLRTHGSRRTYYHEIVGYNSRLDALQAAVLRAKLPHLGAWSEARRRNAAYYDAAFADVPELATPWIDPANTSIYNQYTVRVPRREALQAHLKERGIGSNVYYPLPLHLQPCFAYLGYREGQCPEAEKASREVLSLPVYPELTTSQLDEVIAAVRAFFGR
- a CDS encoding nucleotide sugar dehydrogenase codes for the protein MTAVKDQALAKIADRTAVIGVIGLGYVGLPLAIEFVHAGFRVIGYDVSTRVVDLLMAGESHIQDVPADAVKAAVASGKLVATAIEDRLGECDAISIAVPTPLSKTRDPDMAYVLSAADAIARQAHPGLCVVLESTTYPGTTRELLQPRLEAKGLTVGQDIFVAFSPERVDPGNPIYHTRNTPKVVGGITPACVEVATALYESCIDTVVPVSSPEAAELVKLLENTFRAVNIAMVNELAIVCDKLGVNVWEVIEAAATKPFGFMKFTPGPGIGGHCIPLDPHYLAWKMRTLNYKTRFIDLASEINSHMPEWVVQKVADALNEVRKAVRGSRLLVLGVAYKRDIDDVRESPALDVIRLLEERGAHVEFHDPFVSEFREEGHSRKGVELSDEMLRWADAVVVVTDHKTVDYQRVVDHATLVVDTRNVTAGLTPGRARIVPLASGSTLAALP
- the bamD gene encoding outer membrane protein assembly factor BamD; this encodes MSHFPNRVEFRLLVLLAVATALAGCGRGFQPRDFATPEALFQATLLEFQQKKWDNAQLGFERLTSDLSSRDPLLAPAYFYLALTHERKKEFLLAAQAFERVTDGFPDDTLAPMAMLGTGRAYQSIWRRPSLDPEQGQKAASVLRALLSSYPDAKETEEAKQRITQLEEWFALKDYQTAVHYIKVRPVVDGAIIYLKDIVTTYPTTKAARLSWLRLHELYTKIRWKEDAAETCSAMWKAYPGDTEVRAACGAVPVDTAKTSDVPPSAVTSPVAYARPAPPARH
- the nadD gene encoding nicotinate (nicotinamide) nucleotide adenylyltransferase, with the translated sequence MQLGLLGGSFDPPHTGHLLIAQDAIDALALDHLLVIPAAQQPLKGREQTPPEHRLAMVRACFDGVPRVEVDPVEIERGGLSYMVDTVEAVRRRWPLAQLHLLVGSDVVPTLPRWKDPHRLLGMVRLVVLHRDTDGAVPLEQEIHGAQSVRWLSTRRVDVSSTEIRARVRDGRSLKGFVPESVATYIASTGLYHENSRTADRADG